The following proteins come from a genomic window of Nautilia profundicola AmH:
- a CDS encoding FecCD family ABC transporter permease, with protein MQDYIKLLQKNIFLTLFAFIVLIVIFILSVKTGEGNYTFSSIIDAFFNKNDEYFIIYEIRIPRSLAAVFVGASLGVAGLVMQYILKNPLASPFTLGISHGALFGASLSIVFFNSLYLALFAFIGANVVTFMILTLSRLRGFTPEVLILSGVAISALFGSGSMFLQYFADDLELSNIINWSFGDLSKAEYFSIGVLFTVFILAFIYFYIKKWDFNALDIVESENVGVNVRRLRLVSLLIATLLSAVSVAYFGIIGFIGLIAPHFARLLSGDFRFLLPLSAIIGAGLLLLSDIASRILLSPVELPVGILTSFIGAPLFLILLIKIYRK; from the coding sequence GGATTATATAAAACTATTACAGAAAAATATTTTTTTAACGCTGTTTGCATTTATTGTACTTATTGTTATTTTTATTCTTTCAGTTAAAACAGGGGAAGGCAATTATACCTTTTCATCTATAATTGACGCTTTTTTTAACAAAAACGACGAATATTTTATAATATACGAAATAAGAATACCAAGAAGCCTTGCTGCGGTGTTTGTAGGTGCGTCTTTGGGTGTGGCGGGGCTTGTTATGCAGTATATTTTGAAAAACCCTTTGGCTTCACCTTTTACTCTCGGTATTTCGCACGGGGCTTTGTTTGGTGCGAGTTTAAGTATAGTGTTTTTTAATTCGCTTTATCTTGCTTTGTTTGCTTTTATCGGGGCCAATGTTGTTACTTTTATGATTTTGACGCTTAGCAGACTCAGAGGATTTACTCCCGAAGTTTTGATTTTAAGCGGTGTGGCAATCAGTGCGCTTTTTGGAAGCGGAAGTATGTTTTTACAGTATTTTGCCGATGATTTGGAACTTAGCAACATAATAAACTGGAGTTTTGGCGATTTAAGCAAGGCGGAATATTTCAGTATTGGTGTGCTTTTTACGGTTTTTATACTTGCATTTATTTACTTTTATATAAAAAAATGGGATTTTAACGCACTTGATATAGTTGAGAGTGAAAACGTGGGAGTAAACGTTAGGCGTTTAAGACTGGTTTCTTTACTGATAGCCACTCTTCTTAGTGCCGTAAGTGTCGCGTATTTCGGAATAATCGGATTTATCGGGCTTATTGCTCCACATTTTGCGAGGCTTTTAAGCGGGGATTTCAGGTTTTTACTGCCGCTTAGTGCGATAATAGGTGCGGGACTTTTACTGCTTTCGGATATTGCTTCAAGAATTCTTTTATCGCCGGTAGAACTGCCTGTCGGGATTCTTACATCTTTTATCGGGGCTCCTCTTTTTTTAATACTTCTTATTAAAATATACAGGAAATAA
- a CDS encoding ABC transporter ATP-binding protein, with amino-acid sequence MRFVVENLRFCYKSDKILDDISFELKRGDVVAILGVNGAGKSTLLKTIAKVVKPKKGTVYLGEEDIHKLDFSELGKKIGYVNQKSEGGYLNVFDTLLLGRKIYFKSSPKKEDLKRVEDILDKLDLKNKAFTPTNELSGGELQKVVIARALLQESEVLLLDEPTNNLDIKNQVEVLKLVREFSKEKKILSILVMHDINLALRFCDKFIFMKDGKIEAEGGREIITAELIKKIYNIDVDICSYRGIDVVVFKN; translated from the coding sequence ATGAGGTTTGTTGTAGAGAATTTAAGGTTTTGCTATAAAAGCGACAAAATACTTGATGATATAAGTTTTGAGCTTAAACGCGGAGATGTCGTTGCGATACTGGGTGTAAACGGTGCCGGAAAATCGACGCTTTTAAAAACAATAGCCAAGGTTGTTAAACCTAAAAAAGGTACTGTGTATCTCGGTGAGGAAGATATACATAAACTTGATTTTTCCGAGCTTGGTAAAAAAATAGGATATGTAAATCAAAAAAGTGAAGGCGGGTATCTGAATGTGTTTGATACGTTGCTGCTCGGCAGAAAGATCTATTTTAAAAGCTCTCCTAAAAAAGAGGATTTAAAACGGGTTGAGGATATTTTAGATAAACTTGATTTAAAAAACAAGGCTTTTACACCTACGAATGAATTAAGCGGCGGAGAGTTGCAAAAAGTGGTAATTGCAAGGGCGCTTTTGCAGGAGAGTGAGGTACTGCTTTTGGATGAACCGACAAATAACCTTGATATTAAAAACCAGGTTGAGGTTCTTAAACTTGTAAGAGAATTTTCAAAAGAGAAAAAAATATTAAGTATTCTTGTAATGCATGATATAAATCTTGCGCTTCGCTTTTGTGATAAGTTTATTTTTATGAAAGACGGTAAAATTGAAGCGGAAGGCGGTAGGGAAATAATTACTGCCGAGCTGATAAAAAAAATATATAATATTGATGTGGATATCTGCAGTTACAGAGGTATTGATGTAGTGGTGTTTAAAAATTGA
- the cbiM gene encoding cobalt transporter CbiM, producing MHIPDGYISPVTCAVTYAVAAPFWYYGFKKLKEKLNEETLPTLAALSALSFIIMMFNIPVPGGTSAHAVGAVAIAILFGPWVGFVSVSLVLLIQAVVFGDGGISAWAINSLSMGFVGSFVGYYVFNALKKYKFAPFIAGYVGILASALVVGIVLGIQPMFWVSNGHPEYFPFGLKVAIPAMLSAHLIIGFAEGILTQIVYKLVGEKTIQRIAA from the coding sequence ATGCATATTCCTGACGGATATATTTCACCTGTAACTTGTGCGGTAACGTATGCCGTAGCGGCACCATTTTGGTATTACGGGTTTAAAAAACTTAAAGAAAAACTAAACGAAGAGACTCTTCCGACTCTTGCAGCATTGAGTGCACTAAGTTTTATAATTATGATGTTTAATATTCCGGTACCCGGAGGTACGTCCGCCCATGCAGTTGGTGCTGTAGCGATTGCAATTCTGTTCGGTCCCTGGGTGGGGTTTGTTTCGGTTTCACTTGTGCTATTAATTCAGGCGGTGGTGTTTGGAGACGGAGGAATAAGTGCCTGGGCAATTAATTCTTTATCAATGGGATTTGTCGGAAGTTTTGTAGGTTATTACGTATTTAACGCACTTAAAAAATATAAATTCGCACCTTTCATAGCCGGGTATGTAGGTATTTTGGCTTCTGCACTGGTTGTTGGAATAGTACTTGGTATTCAGCCTATGTTTTGGGTTTCAAACGGGCATCCTGAATATTTCCCGTTCGGGCTAAAAGTTGCAATTCCTGCAATGCTAAGCGCTCATCTAATTATCGGGTTTGCAGAAGGAATACTTACTCAAATAGTATATAAACTTGTTGGCGAAAAAACTATTCAAAGGATTGCGGCATGA
- a CDS encoding PDGLE domain-containing protein, with protein MKKKLYIMLGVLIALVPLGLLTDAPAWGEWDSSYFEKVLGFMPQGIEKIENSIHMKYILPDYSLPGANDVLGYYISAIVGAVLVFAIYYFIYLMVKRKKA; from the coding sequence ATGAAAAAGAAACTTTATATAATGCTTGGGGTTTTGATTGCGCTTGTTCCGTTAGGGCTATTGACAGACGCTCCTGCATGGGGTGAGTGGGACAGCAGTTATTTTGAAAAAGTATTAGGGTTTATGCCTCAGGGAATTGAGAAAATCGAAAACTCTATTCATATGAAATATATTTTGCCTGATTATTCACTTCCCGGTGCGAATGATGTATTGGGCTATTATATAAGTGCGATCGTGGGTGCGGTGCTTGTATTTGCAATTTATTATTTTATTTATCTGATGGTTAAAAGGAAAAAAGCGTGA
- a CDS encoding energy-coupling factor transporter transmembrane component T, which produces MRIFFIAFFFLFLYLKNIEAILLGVLVLLAIDYKKMLKRSKRVIVSIFLFNLGVSVGYVLMGYIESFNPWDYVIYINLKVFLMTYFVFWFFERVNVVEFFSFSKDLSYLMTMTLSQIFSYKKTFEDFRMAFKSRVISLRDKEKDFIANTFKFFFKKAMRDSKEKALAMRARGFFDSEK; this is translated from the coding sequence GTGAGAATATTTTTTATTGCTTTTTTCTTTCTTTTTTTATATTTAAAAAATATTGAAGCAATACTCCTTGGAGTTTTGGTTTTATTGGCGATTGATTATAAAAAAATGCTAAAAAGGAGCAAAAGGGTTATTGTTTCAATATTTTTATTTAATTTAGGCGTAAGTGTCGGTTATGTTCTGATGGGATATATTGAAAGTTTTAACCCATGGGATTATGTAATATATATAAACCTCAAAGTTTTTTTAATGACGTATTTTGTTTTCTGGTTTTTTGAAAGGGTAAATGTTGTTGAATTTTTTTCTTTTTCAAAAGATCTGAGTTATTTGATGACAATGACATTGTCGCAGATCTTTTCATATAAAAAAACCTTTGAAGATTTCAGAATGGCTTTCAAATCAAGGGTTATTAGTTTAAGGGATAAAGAAAAAGATTTCATAGCAAATACGTTTAAGTTTTTTTTCAAAAAGGCTATGAGGGATTCTAAAGAAAAAGCGCTTGCCATGAGGGCGAGAGGCTTTTTCGATAGTGAAAAGTGA
- a CDS encoding energy-coupling factor ABC transporter ATP-binding protein has translation MNEIVSIKNGYFYYEDNLALENINLEVKEKEKLVLLGNNGSGKSTLLRVIARLYFLNRGEYRFEGKPLKKRKVKKEFRSKVGILFQNPDAMIFNPTVYDEIAFSLKEFGFDNVDDRVIEIAKEFNIEKLLKKSPLELSGGEKQKVMLASIMVYEPKLLLLDEPTAAMDPRTTGWFIDFIYDLDITAIIATHDLAVAYELSDRAVVMDEGHKIVYDGDMEELMKNLDVLLQANLIHKHRHRHKKFIHSHYHLHF, from the coding sequence ATGAATGAAATTGTAAGTATTAAAAACGGATATTTTTATTATGAGGATAATTTAGCGCTTGAAAATATAAATTTAGAGGTTAAGGAAAAAGAAAAACTTGTTTTGTTGGGAAATAACGGGAGCGGCAAGTCGACTCTTTTAAGGGTGATTGCCAGGCTTTATTTTTTAAATAGAGGCGAGTACAGGTTTGAGGGAAAACCTCTTAAAAAAAGAAAAGTTAAAAAGGAATTCAGAAGCAAGGTAGGCATTCTTTTTCAAAATCCGGACGCTATGATATTTAATCCGACTGTATATGATGAAATAGCTTTTTCTCTTAAAGAATTCGGATTTGACAATGTTGATGACAGGGTTATAGAGATAGCTAAAGAATTCAATATAGAAAAACTGCTTAAAAAATCACCTCTTGAACTAAGCGGTGGGGAAAAACAAAAGGTAATGCTTGCTTCCATTATGGTGTATGAACCAAAACTCCTGCTTCTTGACGAACCGACTGCGGCTATGGATCCGAGAACTACAGGATGGTTTATAGATTTTATTTATGATCTTGACATTACTGCAATTATCGCAACTCATGATCTGGCGGTGGCGTATGAACTGAGCGACAGGGCGGTTGTAATGGATGAAGGGCATAAAATTGTTTATGACGGGGATATGGAAGAGCTTATGAAGAATCTCGATGTACTGTTACAGGCAAACCTTATACATAAACACAGACACAGACACAAAAAATTTATTCATTCACACTACCATTTACACTTCTAA
- the hypB gene encoding hydrogenase nickel incorporation protein HypB gives MAEIINEDIKNNPQLSHKVTVIEKILSKNNAMADEIRKQFDEHKITCFNMMSSPGSGKTTTLENLAGKLPYKFGVIEGDLETSRDAERIRNKGIWSFQLQTGRACHLDAGMVKHAMPEFPFDDVEVAFIENVGNLVCPASYDVGAHYNMVFVSVPEGDDKIEKYPVMFRKADIVVITKADMVDYFDFNIERAIENARKLKPGVPVVLLNNKTGEGLDEIIDWIKQKREEHLKSIEN, from the coding sequence ATGGCTGAAATTATCAATGAAGATATTAAAAACAACCCTCAGTTATCACATAAAGTTACCGTAATTGAAAAAATTCTTTCTAAAAACAACGCTATGGCGGATGAAATCAGAAAACAGTTTGATGAACATAAAATAACATGTTTTAATATGATGAGTTCCCCCGGAAGCGGGAAAACAACAACTCTTGAAAATTTAGCAGGTAAACTGCCGTATAAATTCGGAGTAATTGAAGGAGATTTGGAAACGAGCAGAGATGCCGAGAGAATCAGAAACAAAGGTATCTGGTCATTTCAGCTTCAGACAGGAAGAGCCTGCCATCTTGATGCCGGAATGGTAAAACACGCAATGCCTGAATTCCCGTTTGACGATGTGGAAGTTGCGTTTATTGAAAACGTGGGTAACCTTGTATGTCCTGCAAGCTATGATGTAGGAGCTCATTACAATATGGTATTCGTAAGTGTTCCGGAAGGTGACGATAAAATCGAAAAATACCCTGTAATGTTCAGAAAAGCCGATATAGTCGTTATTACAAAAGCGGATATGGTTGATTATTTTGATTTTAATATCGAAAGAGCAATTGAAAACGCAAGAAAACTAAAACCTGGAGTCCCGGTAGTACTTCTAAACAATAAAACGGGCGAAGGGCTTGATGAAATAATAGATTGGATTAAACAAAAAAGAGAAGAACACTTAAAGTCAATTGAGAATTGA
- a CDS encoding HypC/HybG/HupF family hydrogenase formation chaperone: MCLAIPSKVLSIDENNIAEVDTLGVKRQVSLDLIQEEVKPGDYVLIHVGYAMGKIDEKEALESIEVYKMLAEAAMEDDFAIDPEKLVNEDGPLLYKPEEEENKQ, translated from the coding sequence ATGTGTCTTGCAATACCGAGTAAAGTTTTGAGTATAGATGAAAACAATATAGCAGAAGTTGATACTCTTGGAGTAAAAAGACAGGTTAGTCTTGATTTGATCCAGGAAGAGGTAAAACCTGGAGATTACGTGCTTATTCACGTAGGATACGCAATGGGTAAAATTGATGAAAAAGAAGCCCTCGAGAGTATAGAAGTATATAAAATGCTGGCGGAAGCCGCAATGGAGGATGATTTTGCGATAGATCCAGAAAAACTGGTCAATGAAGACGGCCCGCTTTTATATAAGCCGGAGGAAGAAGAAAATAAACAATAA